One window of Vibrio sinaloensis genomic DNA carries:
- the bamE gene encoding outer membrane protein assembly factor BamE, translated as MQFKKWLIAVPLAMTMLTGCSLLEKLVYRIDINQGNYVEQSAVEKLKFGMTKEQVRYVMGSPMLVENGYPDTWYYIYHKTEGHNDSVQKNLIVDFNDEGQLVNVSGDFPPSSDFFESIN; from the coding sequence ATGCAATTTAAAAAGTGGCTTATCGCAGTACCACTCGCAATGACAATGCTGACAGGCTGCTCTCTCCTAGAAAAACTGGTTTATCGCATTGATATAAACCAAGGCAACTATGTCGAGCAAAGTGCCGTCGAAAAACTCAAATTTGGTATGACCAAAGAGCAAGTTCGCTACGTAATGGGCTCACCTATGCTAGTCGAGAATGGCTATCCAGATACTTGGTACTACATCTACCATAAAACAGAAGGTCACAACGACTCGGTACAGAAGAACCTAATTGTTGATTTCAACGATGAAGGTCAGTTGGTCAATGTCAGCGGTGACTTTCCACCAAGCAGCGACTTCTTTGAGAGTATCAACTAG
- a CDS encoding RnfH family protein: protein MSIESDMIHVEVVYALPHEQRVFTLVVNKEMTVEEIIAQSGVLELYPEIDLSKNKVGVFSRNVKLDATVNDRDRIEIYRPLLADPKEIRRKRAEQAKASGNADPVTGGKKNPLRKEG, encoded by the coding sequence ATGAGTATTGAGTCGGATATGATTCATGTCGAGGTGGTCTATGCTCTGCCTCATGAGCAACGTGTGTTTACGTTGGTCGTTAACAAAGAGATGACGGTTGAAGAGATTATCGCCCAATCTGGTGTGCTTGAGCTCTACCCTGAAATCGACCTAAGTAAGAACAAGGTTGGGGTGTTTAGCCGCAATGTTAAGCTCGATGCGACGGTCAATGATAGGGACCGCATCGAAATCTACCGCCCGCTGCTGGCCGACCCGAAAGAGATCCGTCGTAAGCGTGCCGAGCAAGCGAAAGCGTCAGGCAATGCAGATCCTGTTACTGGCGGTAAAAAGAACCCACTGAGGAAGGAAGGGTAG
- a CDS encoding SRPBCC family protein: MKQVSRSALVSFSAEQMFNLVNDVASYPEFLPGCSGSRVIESSSNAMVASVDVAKAGISKTFTTANELINGEAIMMNLVDGPFKTLRGGWFFTPLDEQACKVELKLEFEFSSKMIEMAFGKVFNELTNNMVNAFTKRAKQVYSVYEY, encoded by the coding sequence ATGAAGCAAGTTAGCCGTTCTGCATTGGTGTCATTTAGTGCCGAGCAGATGTTCAATCTAGTGAACGATGTTGCCAGTTATCCGGAGTTTCTGCCCGGTTGCTCAGGTTCACGTGTGATTGAGTCTAGCTCTAACGCTATGGTTGCTTCTGTTGATGTGGCTAAAGCAGGGATTAGCAAAACGTTTACCACGGCGAACGAGCTAATTAATGGTGAAGCCATCATGATGAACTTAGTTGATGGCCCGTTCAAAACGCTGAGGGGCGGGTGGTTTTTTACTCCGCTTGATGAGCAAGCCTGCAAAGTCGAACTGAAACTAGAGTTTGAGTTTTCCAGCAAAATGATTGAAATGGCATTTGGTAAGGTGTTTAACGAGCTCACCAACAATATGGTCAATGCGTTTACCAAACGAGCTAAACAGGTGTATTCAGTTTATGAGTATTGA
- the smpB gene encoding SsrA-binding protein SmpB, producing MAKKKSKQKAGSNTIAVNKKARHEYFIDDEIEAGMELQGWEVKSLRQGKANIAESYVFMRDGEAFVSGMTITPLNQASTHVVANPTRVRKLLLSRRELDNLLGRINREGMTLAALSLYWSRSWVKMKIGVAKGKKLHDKRTDLKEKDWAREKARVMKSSLR from the coding sequence ATGGCAAAGAAAAAATCGAAACAAAAAGCGGGTAGCAATACCATCGCTGTCAATAAGAAAGCTCGCCATGAGTATTTCATCGACGATGAAATCGAAGCAGGCATGGAGCTTCAAGGCTGGGAAGTTAAGTCACTTCGTCAAGGCAAAGCCAATATCGCAGAGAGCTACGTCTTTATGCGAGACGGAGAAGCCTTTGTCAGTGGCATGACTATTACTCCATTAAACCAAGCATCCACCCACGTTGTGGCCAACCCAACGCGCGTTCGTAAACTCCTTTTAAGTCGCCGAGAACTCGACAACTTACTTGGGCGCATTAACCGCGAAGGCATGACGTTAGCCGCTCTGTCACTCTACTGGTCTCGCTCTTGGGTTAAGATGAAGATTGGGGTGGCGAAAGGTAAAAAACTTCACGACAAACGTACTGATCTTAAAGAAAAAGATTGGGCTCGTGAGAAAGCACGCGTGATGAAAAGCTCGCTGCGTTAA
- a CDS encoding integrase domain-containing protein has protein sequence MARTTTRLTDTAIRAEKSSGKERILSDGNGLQLRIMPNGTKSWRLLYKNPVTNKPARLSLGTYPNLSLANARKKTIEFKELVAQGIDPKAHREAKLEEAHSLRHHTFINVARDWFEVKKSEVSPDYANDIWRSLELHIFHELADTHISEITAPMVINTLRPLEAKGSLESVRRVVQRANEVMTYGVNTGLVHSNPLSGIKAAFKAPKKKNMKSIPPSALPELMETLSFASIKLATRCLIEFELHTLVRPNEAAGARWAEFDFSQNLWIIPAERMKKKKREHRVPLTPQVLEILERMKPYSGHREYVFPGDRDPKRSIGSQTANAALKRMGYKNKLVAHGLRSIGSTALNEKGFEPDLIESALAHVDKNEVRRAYNRSDFLERRREVMDWWSQTIEKASKKSTGKLNVL, from the coding sequence ATGGCGAGAACAACAACCCGGTTGACGGACACCGCTATCAGAGCGGAAAAAAGCTCAGGGAAAGAACGTATACTATCCGACGGCAATGGTCTGCAACTTAGAATCATGCCCAATGGCACTAAATCTTGGCGTTTGCTATACAAGAACCCAGTTACGAACAAACCTGCGCGCCTCTCTCTTGGTACCTACCCCAACCTTTCTCTAGCTAATGCTCGAAAGAAAACCATCGAGTTTAAAGAGCTGGTGGCACAAGGTATCGATCCTAAAGCTCACCGTGAAGCCAAGCTAGAAGAAGCTCATTCACTTCGACACCATACATTTATCAACGTTGCTCGTGATTGGTTTGAGGTAAAGAAAAGCGAAGTAAGCCCTGACTATGCAAATGATATATGGCGCTCACTGGAACTCCATATATTCCATGAATTAGCTGATACCCACATATCTGAAATCACGGCTCCTATGGTAATTAATACACTACGACCTTTGGAGGCCAAGGGCTCGTTAGAGAGCGTTCGACGCGTAGTACAAAGGGCAAACGAGGTGATGACTTATGGTGTTAATACAGGTTTGGTACACAGTAACCCTTTAAGTGGTATCAAAGCAGCGTTCAAGGCCCCCAAAAAGAAAAATATGAAGTCCATCCCACCATCTGCTCTACCGGAGCTTATGGAGACTTTATCATTCGCTAGTATCAAGCTCGCTACACGCTGCCTCATTGAGTTCGAACTTCATACTTTGGTTCGGCCAAACGAAGCAGCAGGCGCTCGATGGGCTGAATTCGATTTCTCTCAAAACCTCTGGATAATCCCAGCAGAACGCATGAAGAAAAAAAAGAGAGAGCACCGAGTACCACTAACCCCACAGGTGCTTGAGATACTCGAGCGCATGAAGCCGTATTCTGGTCACAGAGAATATGTATTTCCTGGAGACCGAGACCCAAAACGCTCTATTGGCAGTCAAACAGCAAACGCCGCATTAAAGCGAATGGGATATAAGAACAAGCTTGTCGCACATGGTTTGCGTTCTATCGGTAGTACTGCGCTCAATGAAAAAGGATTTGAACCAGATCTGATTGAGTCCGCTTTGGCTCACGTTGATAAGAACGAGGTGCGGCGAGCTTACAATCGGAGTGATTTCTTAGAGCGTCGACGCGAAGTAATGGACTGGTGGAGCCAAACCATCGAGAAAGCATCAAAGA